A window of Paraburkholderia sp. ZP32-5 genomic DNA:
TCGAAAAGCTCAGCGGCGAGCCCGGATAAAACTGGTTGTTCATCTCCACCAGTTGGCGGATCGCGTCGATCATCGCGGCGCCGCCGCGCTCGTCGGTGTCCGGCATCAGGACCGCGAATTCGTCGCCGCCGATACGCGCGGCGTGGAACGGCGTTTCCATCGCCTTCGCGAGCACTTCGCCGGCGCGGCGCAGCAGCGCGTCGCCGGCCGCGTGGCCGAGTTGATCGTTGACGCGCTTCAGCCCGTTCAGATCGGCCATGATGATCGTCACCGGCCACGGGCCCTTGCGTTCGAGGCGGTTCAGTTCATCCACATAGAACGAGCGGTTGCGCAGCTTGGTCAGCACGTCGTGCTTGCCGAGGAATTCGAGGTACGCCTCGGCTTTCTTGCGCGCGGTGATGTCGGTGAGCGCGACCAGGACCAGGTCCCAATTGTCTTCGTGACCGGGCAACACGGAGAACTGCAGGTGCACATACACCTCGTTGCCGTCGAGCGAATAGTTGAGTACCTCGCGCTGCTGGAACAGCTTGTTGTCCCACAGATCGATCAACTGCTCGCGGAAATGCGGGCGCATATCGTCGCGGAATACGTCGGGCAGGCGCGCGAGCAGCGTTTTCTTGTCTTTCGCGGCGAACATCCCGAGCGTGTGATGGTTCACGTCGAGTACGTGAATTTCCGCCATGCAGCGTTCGACGAACTCGGGGTGCACATCGGTAAACACGCGGAAATCGTTGATACCCGCCGCGCGCGCGCCGTCGAGCAGGCGTTTGACCGCGCTGAAATCCTCGACCCACAGCGATACCGGCGAATGCTCGAACAGGCCGCGCGCGTATTGCTCCGCGAGCGTGACGCGGTGCCGCGCGCCTTCGAGTTCGGTAATGTCTTCGGTCGATACCAGCACGCGGTCCCAGCGCTCTTCGTGGCCGGGCAGCACCGAGCCCTTGAGCAGCACGTCGAGCCGCCTGCCGCCGAGCGTGTAGTTGACCGTATGGCTGGTGAAGTTCGATTGCCCCGCCCACAACTGGCACAACTCCTCCAGATGCGTCTTCAGCATGTCGTCGCGGAACACGGAGGCGAGGTTGTTCGTCAGCGTATCGAAGTCGGCGGCTTCGAACTGCGCGAGCGTCTGGCGATTGACCTTGATCACGCGGATGCTGTGCGCGCACTCGGCCACCCGGTTCAAATCTTCGGCGAACCAGGCGCGCAGATCGGTCACGCCTTCGGCCCGCCACGTGTCGAATAGCGCGCGGACGCCGCTGAAGTCCTCGAGCCACAGCGAAACGGGCGCGAGTTCGAACATCCCGGAATCGTCGTTGATAGGGGTTGAGCCGCTCTTCAGGGTATCCAGCATGAGGTTCTCAGGGGCGAAGTTGTGGCTATTTTATGACGGGTTGCCGCCGTCCGAAAATGAAAGACTTTTGGCGTGTGGTTTTTGCGCAGGCACGGCGGATCAAGCAGCGGCCGTGTACGGGTCGCATCGAGCGCGGCTTTCTGCGTGGAATGCGCAGCCTTGCTACACTCGATCGCCGAACATTTCGTCCAGAACCCTTTCATTGATGCCATCGGGCACAACGCCTTTATGAAGCCATCCCTGCTGGTCCTGATTCATCTGAGCGACGCAAGCCGCGCGAGTGTCGATGCCGCTTTCGACGTGATTTACGCGCCCGATCCGTCGCGGCGCGAAGCCGCAATCGCCACGCACGGCGCGGCGATCCGCGCCGTGCTGACCAATGGCACGACCGGTCTGACGGCCGCCGAAATCGACCGTATGCCGCAGCTCGAACTGGTCAGCGCACTTGGCGCCGGCTATGAAAACCTGCCGCTCGATCACGCGCGCTCGCGCGGTATCGTGCTCGTCAACGGCGCGGGCACCAACGATCAGTGCGTCGCCGATCACGCGTTCGCGTTGCTGCTGGCCGTGGTGCGCGACGTGCCGCAACTCGACCGCGCGACGCGCGAGGGCGTGTGGCGCGATCACTTGCCGTTTCAACCGCAAGTGTCGAACAAGCGTCTGGGAATCGTCGGGCTCGGCCATATCGGCATGCAGGTTGCGCGGCGCGCGGCCGGCTTCGACATGGAAGTCGGCTATCACAACCGTAAGCCGCGTGAAGATGCGCCGCTGCTGCGCTATTTCGATGGCGTCGAAGCACTCGCGCGCTGGAGCGACTTTCTCGTCGTCGCAACGCCGGGCGGCGCGGGCACCCGGCATCTGATCGATGAAAAGGTGCTGGCGGCGCTCGGCCCGCACGGATTCGTGGTCAACGTGTCGC
This region includes:
- a CDS encoding 2-hydroxyacid dehydrogenase — protein: MKPSLLVLIHLSDASRASVDAAFDVIYAPDPSRREAAIATHGAAIRAVLTNGTTGLTAAEIDRMPQLELVSALGAGYENLPLDHARSRGIVLVNGAGTNDQCVADHAFALLLAVVRDVPQLDRATREGVWRDHLPFQPQVSNKRLGIVGLGHIGMQVARRAAGFDMEVGYHNRKPREDAPLLRYFDGVEALARWSDFLVVATPGGAGTRHLIDEKVLAALGPHGFVVNVSRGSVVDTAALARALAAGTIAGAALDVYEGEPEPPQALLELRNVVLTPHVGGRSPEAITASVDNFLDNARRHFAGEAVLTPI
- a CDS encoding sensor domain-containing diguanylate cyclase; the protein is MLDTLKSGSTPINDDSGMFELAPVSLWLEDFSGVRALFDTWRAEGVTDLRAWFAEDLNRVAECAHSIRVIKVNRQTLAQFEAADFDTLTNNLASVFRDDMLKTHLEELCQLWAGQSNFTSHTVNYTLGGRRLDVLLKGSVLPGHEERWDRVLVSTEDITELEGARHRVTLAEQYARGLFEHSPVSLWVEDFSAVKRLLDGARAAGINDFRVFTDVHPEFVERCMAEIHVLDVNHHTLGMFAAKDKKTLLARLPDVFRDDMRPHFREQLIDLWDNKLFQQREVLNYSLDGNEVYVHLQFSVLPGHEDNWDLVLVALTDITARKKAEAYLEFLGKHDVLTKLRNRSFYVDELNRLERKGPWPVTIIMADLNGLKRVNDQLGHAAGDALLRRAGEVLAKAMETPFHAARIGGDEFAVLMPDTDERGGAAMIDAIRQLVEMNNQFYPGSPLSFSMGAATCQRGERLEAGVQRADLLMYEEKRAHYEDQPGANAAGK